Below is a window of Candidatus Poribacteria bacterium DNA.
AAGCCATCGTAATCGCAAAAAGGTACGATGTTCCGCTTATCGTTGATGCAGCAGCGCAGCTGCCACCGCCTGAGAACTTATGGCGTTTCACACAAATGGGCGCGGATTTGGCACTCTTTAGCGGCGGGAAAGGTTTGTGTGGCCCCCAGAGTAGCGGATTAACCGTTGGAAAAAAATCACTGATTGAGGCAATCGCCTTCAACGGACCACCTCACCCCTTTATTGGTAGAGGTATGAAAGTAGGTAAAGAAGAGTTGGTAGGGCTGCTTGCCGCTGTCGAATGGTATTTGGATCAGGACCATGAAGCGTTACAGCAATCTTATGAAGATCAGGTTACCTACTATGACGAAGTGTTCGCGGACACGCAAGGCGTTACAGTCCATCGGAGTTTTCCTTCCGAAGCCGGGCAACCGATGCCTCGCACCGAAATCCGATTTGACGAGGAACACCTCGGCATCACACGAAACGAAATTCTTCAGCAACTCGCGGAAGGTGAACCCGCTATTGACATCGCAGGCGCAGGCGCGAACGGTGTACTGATTAACGGGCAGACCCTGATGCCCGGAGAAGTAGAAATTATCGCCCAAAGACTAAAGGAAATCATTTTATAGTGAAGTCCATAAATAAGTGGACATCTTTGTAGCATAAACTTCCAGTTTGTGCTCTTTGTAGCATAAACTTCATAAACTTCCAGTTTGTGCTCTTTGTAGCATAGGTTGTTAGCCTGTGCCAGTCTGAATGTTTGTTATAGGTATTCAGACTGTTTGAGAGTGCCCAATTAATTATAGGTTTACTATAAGCCCGCGTACCCTAAACCCCTGCTGACCGGAGCGCAAGGAAAGTTAAAAAAATGAAACTGAACAACGGTATTCGCCTGACATGGCTCGGACATTCCACCTTCAAAATCGAAGCGGATGGACAAACGCTCCTCATTGATCCGTGGGTGACAAACAACCCCGTCTGCCCCGATGCTCTCAAAACCTTTGACGCGCTTGATGTGATACTCATAACGCACGGACACGCCGACCATATTAGCGATGCCGTGCCACTCGCCAAAGAACATACACCAACAGTCGTGTCTATCGTCGAAATCGCCGGATGGCTCGGTAAACAGGGTGTTGACAATACAATTGGGATGAATAAGGGTGGCACTGTCACTGTCGGCGGCACGAAGGCGACGATGGTTTCCGCAAACCATAGCAGTAGTTTCACAGAGGAAAACGGCACAACGGTCTATCTCGGTGAACCAGCAGGTTATGTGATAGAGTTCGCAAACGGCTATAAAATCTACCACGCTGGAGATACAAACGTCTTTGGGGATATGCGGATTATCGGTGAAATCTACCAACCCAATCTCGCACTACTCCCTATCGGTGACCATTTCACAATGGGACCGCGTGAAGCCGCCTACGCCGCGCAGCTGCTCAACGTCCCAGCAATCCTACCCATCCATTACGGCACCTTCCCACTCTTAACAGGCACACCGGAGGCGTTACGTCAATTGACTGCTTCTCAAGATGTGGAAATTATCACGTTAGAAGTTGGGGAAACATTAGACTAAGACATCCCGATAAGGCCCGTGGAGCCCAAAAGCATTAACAGTCTGGAGCAGCTCGCGTGGGTTTCCTGTATCGTAACGCTGACCTGCGACGCGATAACCCGACATACCTTCCCGCTTGATCATCTCTGCCATCGCATCCCGTAATTGAATCTCGCCGTGCGTTACAATTCGGTGCCTGTAATTGTAGTCCAGTATATCAAAGAGGAGTGGTGTAAGGAGGTCTATGCCGAAGTTGCAGAGATACTGCTGCGCGGGGATACCTTCAACACGAAGATGTTCTTGTGCAAACTCGACCGTCGGTTTTTCGGAGATTTGGTGTAGTGTATAAAGCCGTTCGGATTTAGCACAAGGGCTGCCGTGAATGATGCCGTTGAGCGAGAGCTCGCTTTCGTGGCAGAGATCCAAACTCGTCACAGACTGCCCAACTTGTGCATAGACATCCACGAGTTGTTTGGCGCATGAGGTCTCTGATTCTGAAATATAGAGATGGTCGCCGAGCAGAATCATAACTGGCTCACCCGCTGCGAAATCTTTTGCACAATAGATGGCGTGTCCGAAACCTTCCGGTTTCTCCTGAATAGCGAAATGCAACCGCTGCCCTATTTCTGCCAATCGGTCCGCTTGTGCTGCCAATTCCGGATTTTCGAGAATCGCATCGGGAACGGTACCAGAGAAATAGTCGGTGATTGGATCGACTTGTTGGGGTTGTGCAACAATACATACCGCTTCCACACCGGCTGATAAAGCCTCCTCAATAATCAACTGAATGACCGGTTTTGCGATCCCGTCTTGCGCGATAATTGGAAAGAGTGCTTTCGGCACGGCTTTCGTTGCGGGGAAAAGACGCGTCCCGTATCCAGCAATAGGGATAACTGCTTTTTGGATTAGTTTCATAAGACTTGACCTTAAGCGAAGATGTCCGCCTAATTTTGGCGGACATCTGATTTTCAACACACTGCGTATTTTATATCGGTAGTGTAGATTTCAAAGGAGACCTATTGGGAGGTTTTGAGTTTACCCCAAGTTGTCGCCATTTTTCCAGCGGCATCAACGTCTAACGCACCTTCAATCCCGTCACCGAGTTTTGCGACTTCATCATCGGTAAGCGTCACGTCGAAGATAACGACTTCATCAATAATACCTTCCCACTGGCAGCGTTTGCCACAGCCGGGATCTGCACCGATGTAAACTTCTTCAGGGGATGCCCACGGTGGTCCCTTGGCATCCTCACTGTTCTGTAGCTTACCATTAACGTAAACATGGAGTTTCGATCCATCCCATGTACCGACGAGATGCACCCACTCTTTAGCGGGGATTTCATCGCCGAGGACTTCAAGTTTCGCACCGCCGTTTGCGGCTCGGATGTGGAACGCTGCCTTCGTGCTATTTTCGCCATTCTCGTGCGCGCCCGTTCCGAGTAAGAACTGCGACCAGGTTGAACATCCAAGTCCTTTCCAGATAACACATTTACCTGTCGGATCTTCCGCGGCATAAACCCAAGCGTGTATCGAAAAACCATCAGATTCCTTGAAATCCAAGGCGGCTAACGTTTTATCTTCACCCTTGGTACCAAGTTTAACCCAAGTATCCGCGCCGTTAAACTCCAACCCGCCGCCGAATTTGCCTTTCGCCCACTTCAGGTCGCCAACAAATTCACCATCGGTGCCGTTACCAGAGAGGTCTTTTACTTCCTTACCTTTTCCTTCTTCAAACGTCCACATCCCCGCAATTGTATCTTCATCAAGATTCGCATCGCTTGTGGGTATCATCGCAAAACTAAGCGCGATGATAGCAATTGCAGTAAGTGTGTAACTCAGATAGCGTGTTGCCAAAAACATACTTATCTCCTCTAAGTGGTCGCTATCAAACGACCGCTATGCTGTTATTTTTTCATCTAATTGAGGCACGGAAACCTCAGTTGATAACCTGTGGGTGGGATTTCGGTTTCCGTATGTCTCTTTTTACTTTCTCAATCCTTTGAGGTATCCCCAAGTTGTTGAGAGTTTTCCAGCGGGTTCCACAGGCAATTGATCGCTTTTCGATTCAAAATTCTGCTTGACCTCGTCTTCCTCAAGGATCCGGTCGTAGATACGGACGTTATCTATCATACCGATGAGGTATCTGCCATCGTGTTCACTGCCGATACGGCGTTCCTTCATGTTTTCAGGTGTACCACCAGCACCGCCTTCGTCAACTAACTCACCATCAACATAAAGTTTGAGTTCGTCGTCTTTAGTATTGCTGGTGTAAATAATGTGATACCAAGTATCAGTTTCAGCGGCTAAGCGAATCTTGACACCGTCGTTCTTATGAACCTGAATCTGGTTTCCTTCAAATTTGAAGTGGACTTTGCCAGCAGCCCACAGCCACGTCGAAACAATGCCTTGAATCCCACCAAACTGACCCTCCAAGGCATAGCATTCAATAGACACAAATTCAAAATCACCCATATCAGGGATTTTAACGTAGTTGTCGGCTTTCCCCTCAAATTCCATCGCGTCTCCAGTGCCATCTGTTGCCCCTTCAACAAATTTGAGCTTACCGACGAGTTCAGCATCGTTTTCACCCAGAAGGTCTTTGACGACCTTGCCATCCACATCTGCCTCATTGAGCGTATATACGGCAACGAGTCCGTCTGTTACGAAATCTTGTGCATCAGCCGCGGGAACATAGCAGAATGCTGTCAGGAGTGCGGCGATTACACAGATTACTCTCATATTTTTTAACATTTGAATTGCTCCTTTTGATTATGGAAATTAGATCCTATCTGTAAGCGCGCCTATTTTTTATAGACACATCTCTTATGTTTTAGTTTACTAAAACCTATTCATACATTTTAACTTATGCTTTTTCGGTTTGTCAAGTCAATTGCATCCGTTTCGGCAAGTTTCTGTGCAAGCGTAAGGTTATCCTCATAGACAGTTTTGATTAACTCCTCAATATCGGGTTCCTGAACCGATATATCTACAATTCTGAATTTCTGGAGTATTGCACCGATAAGGTCTGCCGTGCTAATTGCATCTGGCGAAAACCGATACTGCACTCGACTCTCTTCTTGATAGATAATCTGAGCGTTAGGAATACTGATGTCTGAGTAGGTTTCGGCATAATCGACGCTCAAAATCCGTTCCGTCGAAAGCAACCGCCTGAGTGCGGCGAGTTCCCCGTCAAAGCAGAGTCTCGCATTGTCAATAAGAATCACGCGTTTGCAGAGTTTTTCGACATCGTCTAAGTCGTGTGTTGTTAAGACGACCGTGACCTGTCGCTCGGCGTTAATTTGCGCAATGAACTCGCGGATACGTGCCTTCGCAACCACATCTAATCCGATCGTCGGTTCATCAAGGAACAACACATCCGGATTGTGCAGAAGCGCAGCGGCAATATCCGCACGCATCCGTTGACCGAGGCTCAACTGACGAACGGGGGTCTGAAAAAAATCACCAAGCCCAAGCAACGCGTCGAACACCTCTACATTGTGACGATATTGTGACTCTGGAATCCGATAGATACGCTGCAGCAACTCGAACGATTCTTGCACCGGTAGATCAAACCACAAATGTGAACGCTGCCCAAACACGACTCCGATACGTTTGGCGTTCTCCTTCCGCTGACGATGGGGGATATAACCGTTTACTGTTACACTGCCGGATGTAGGCACCAAAATACCTGTTAACATTTTGATGGTTGTTGACTTTCCAGCCCCGTTCGGTCCTAAATACCCGATGATTTCACCGCGTGCTACGGAGAATGAAACGCTGTCCACCGCTCGAACAAGGCGATGTTTGCGAGAGAAAAGGTTCATGAAACTCCCGAAAAAACCTTTGCGGTGGTGATAGACTTTGAAGGTTTTGCTAAGGTTATTAACTTCAATCATATTTTTAAGGGTTGTCGGTACGATTTTTCTGCGAAAAATCTTACTGATAACCACTCCCTCTGACAACCATTCAATGCCCTGTGCTTTGATAGCGCAACACACCCCATCGCCAAAACAGCATCGTAACACCAAGAAAAAGGAACCCCGCGTAAGGTGCTAATTGCACACCGAGCAGCGGGACT
It encodes the following:
- a CDS encoding aminotransferase class V-fold PLP-dependent enzyme, with translation MSIYKRLGIRTIINGNATLTRRGGSIMPPEVIAAMADASKHFVDIIELQKRVGEEIAKRTHNEAAYVSCGAAAALTLSTAACITGLDAAKREKLPHLDASMKSEVIVHRHGRVGYDFAVRQVGVTFVEIGDENGTLPDELESAITEKTAAIFYFANPGREHLWVPYAEAIVIAKRYDVPLIVDAAAQLPPPENLWRFTQMGADLALFSGGKGLCGPQSSGLTVGKKSLIEAIAFNGPPHPFIGRGMKVGKEELVGLLAAVEWYLDQDHEALQQSYEDQVTYYDEVFADTQGVTVHRSFPSEAGQPMPRTEIRFDEEHLGITRNEILQQLAEGEPAIDIAGAGANGVLINGQTLMPGEVEIIAQRLKEIIL
- a CDS encoding metal-dependent hydrolase is translated as MKLNNGIRLTWLGHSTFKIEADGQTLLIDPWVTNNPVCPDALKTFDALDVILITHGHADHISDAVPLAKEHTPTVVSIVEIAGWLGKQGVDNTIGMNKGGTVTVGGTKATMVSANHSSSFTEENGTTVYLGEPAGYVIEFANGYKIYHAGDTNVFGDMRIIGEIYQPNLALLPIGDHFTMGPREAAYAAQLLNVPAILPIHYGTFPLLTGTPEALRQLTASQDVEIITLEVGETLD
- a CDS encoding sugar phosphate nucleotidyltransferase; protein product: MKLIQKAVIPIAGYGTRLFPATKAVPKALFPIIAQDGIAKPVIQLIIEEALSAGVEAVCIVAQPQQVDPITDYFSGTVPDAILENPELAAQADRLAEIGQRLHFAIQEKPEGFGHAIYCAKDFAAGEPVMILLGDHLYISESETSCAKQLVDVYAQVGQSVTSLDLCHESELSLNGIIHGSPCAKSERLYTLHQISEKPTVEFAQEHLRVEGIPAQQYLCNFGIDLLTPLLFDILDYNYRHRIVTHGEIQLRDAMAEMIKREGMSGYRVAGQRYDTGNPRELLQTVNAFGLHGPYRDVLV
- a CDS encoding LamG domain-containing protein; amino-acid sequence: MFLATRYLSYTLTAIAIIALSFAMIPTSDANLDEDTIAGMWTFEEGKGKEVKDLSGNGTDGEFVGDLKWAKGKFGGGLEFNGADTWVKLGTKGEDKTLAALDFKESDGFSIHAWVYAAEDPTGKCVIWKGLGCSTWSQFLLGTGAHENGENSTKAAFHIRAANGGAKLEVLGDEIPAKEWVHLVGTWDGSKLHVYVNGKLQNSEDAKGPPWASPEEVYIGADPGCGKRCQWEGIIDEVVIFDVTLTDDEVAKLGDGIEGALDVDAAGKMATTWGKLKTSQ
- a CDS encoding LamG domain-containing protein produces the protein MLKNMRVICVIAALLTAFCYVPAADAQDFVTDGLVAVYTLNEADVDGKVVKDLLGENDAELVGKLKFVEGATDGTGDAMEFEGKADNYVKIPDMGDFEFVSIECYALEGQFGGIQGIVSTWLWAAGKVHFKFEGNQIQVHKNDGVKIRLAAETDTWYHIIYTSNTKDDELKLYVDGELVDEGGAGGTPENMKERRIGSEHDGRYLIGMIDNVRIYDRILEEDEVKQNFESKSDQLPVEPAGKLSTTWGYLKGLRK
- a CDS encoding ATP-binding cassette domain-containing protein codes for the protein MIEVNNLSKTFKVYHHRKGFFGSFMNLFSRKHRLVRAVDSVSFSVARGEIIGYLGPNGAGKSTTIKMLTGILVPTSGSVTVNGYIPHRQRKENAKRIGVVFGQRSHLWFDLPVQESFELLQRIYRIPESQYRHNVEVFDALLGLGDFFQTPVRQLSLGQRMRADIAAALLHNPDVLFLDEPTIGLDVVAKARIREFIAQINAERQVTVVLTTHDLDDVEKLCKRVILIDNARLCFDGELAALRRLLSTERILSVDYAETYSDISIPNAQIIYQEESRVQYRFSPDAISTADLIGAILQKFRIVDISVQEPDIEELIKTVYEDNLTLAQKLAETDAIDLTNRKSIS